Part of the Spirochaetota bacterium genome is shown below.
TTTCGAGTGGTCCTGTTTTGCCGCGCACCAGGCCGCGGAAAAAGCGATTAAGGCACTGCACCTTAATCGCGGTCAGGAGGCGTGGGGGCACGGTCTGGCGAAAATTATTCGTGAGCTGCCGGCAGAAGTGAGCGCACCGGAGGATTTCCTCGATATGGCACACATCCTCGATGGTTACTATATACCCTCCCGATACCCGAATGGACACACTGAGGGGGCACCTTTTGAGCACTATGGACGCAAGCAGAGTGAGGAGGCGGTTACCTATGCCCGTACGATCGTTGAGTTCGTCCGTGCTCAAATGGCCGAACGCGAAGGCAGTTGACGCGGCCGTCCGGGACTGGGCAAAAACTCGGGCCGCTACCCATTCCGGGATACTCCGTATCGGCTACTTCGGCTCGTATGCCAGG
Proteins encoded:
- a CDS encoding HEPN domain-containing protein, with product MPDRSKDWLRQAERDLEQASDSHHSARFEWSCFAAHQAAEKAIKALHLNRGQEAWGHGLAKIIRELPAEVSAPEDFLDMAHILDGYYIPSRYPNGHTEGAPFEHYGRKQSEEAVTYARTIVEFVRAQMAEREGS